The DNA region ACTGTACAAACTTTGCTAATAGGGGTGATCCAAGATTCCTTCAATAATTGACTTTTGTCTCACATGAGCGCCTAATCATGTTATACCATAAAAGGAGATAATTAGCTCAGAAGCCGATCGTCTACTTTTTGTCGGCAGCAACTGGAAGCGATACCAACGTTGAACGTCGGTTTTAATTGAGCCAAGTAAGAGTTTGCTTGCGCGGTATTTAGACGCACGTCCAACTCCCAGCACCGCACGCATGCAGCAAGCGTCTTTGGCCCATAAACAAAGCGTTATTTTATCTGATGTCGCTTTGGTCACCCCTTAGCATTTGGCAAAAGAGCAGCCTTTAATTGGCAGCTTCGAGTTTGCTCGCATGACTGCGGCAGGGAAATTAACGCACTTAATATATCTAGCACCACGATCTCACATCGGTCGATCATGCATTTCTAGCCAACCTAGTGCAGAGTACAGTCTACGTCTTGAATGTAGACGGTAGCACCAGCTTGGCTTTTTATGTTTTGTCAGGATCTCACTGCTTTTGTTGCGAAAACGTATATATACGCCCCATTCGTAGAAACGCCCCTATGTGAACTTCAGAGGCAATGGCTTGCTTCTACTCGACGACATACCCTTAGTACTTAGCAACTGATTTATTACTTAGTAAACGCGTTTAGATATGGAAACGATCGGTTTAATGTCGAACAAAAAGCCGTGCTGGCGCCGCAAAAGCGTGGGAGCTTGGCCTCATGCAAACAGGGTTTAGCTCCTACTGGCAGGATAACGTGATCCACGCACCTCCCACCATAGGCGCGCATACTTCGCAGGCGCGCTAAAGTCGCGCCAAAGACACCTTGACACTCGTTCGATTTGTTTTGGTCATTAAAATGGAAGATTATTTTTAGAGTAAACCAGCTGTGCACATGAACTCTTTCGTCATCTTTCTTTGGAGCTTTTTTGCAGCGTCTGCCCTTGCCGTCGATGACAGCCCTCAATGTCTTTTCCTACAGTGTTCTAAGGTATAAATAGCTCGTGTTTGCGTAGGCGTTATCGGTTCAGCTGCTCGTCTTGCCTAAAGGGTGACGTTTTTACCTACAACATGACACTAAAGCAAAAACTTTGGACAGAAGAAACCGGTCGCGCTGAAAACTTTGCGCTTTCCTTTATGGCAAATGTCACGTGCTTGGCAGGTGTGCATATTTTTACTTGCACTTCTGTAGCAGACTGTATCGTTTTAGAGAGCTACCTTACCCCATATGAAAGTAACGGTCTTAAATATCACGTTGAGGTGTACAATCTCAGCTCGACTTCCGAATTCGGCGCAACCAATCAGTTTTCCCAAAAGTGACTAGTAAACACGCTTGTATCGATTTGTCATTTATCTCCGTTTTAGTCATTCTTTGCTCAAGCAATTTGAAAATCCGTTTTACTTTGTTCAACTATCAAACGGAACTGTTCTACGCGTCTTGCACATTCGCGACGATGATTTTCAAGTGACCAATTTCAAGAAATCGATTGCCAGCTTGTTTCAGACGTCGCTGTGCAAAGGAAGAAGCGACatttttgaagaaggctCTAACAGTAAACGAAACGCTCACTACAAgtaaaacagttttgaacGTGTTTGTCACATCGGCATAGTAAGTTGTCTTGTCGTGTTCTCTTTAGCGTTGTTCAAACTGCAAAGCGTCGACTTTCGGTTAGCAAGCGTTACAAATCTTCAGACGTTGAGAAATTTTCGTCCGGTTATGATGCAAAGCCTTCTGAGCTGGAATACAGCGAATTTCAAAAGACAATCCTAAGCCAACGCAGCATGATGCCAATCAAAATGATAGGCGTTCTTCAAACGTCACTTTACCAAAAACATCAAAGATCTTCAGCTGAGAATCTTTCTACAAACCGAATTCGTGTTAGACAAGACTTTTCAGTCAGGCTTCTACGGCGCCGTAAGGTTCAGCAGAAAAGATCGGCGGAGTTTGTAAGAGTCGAAGATACCCACGGATTGCAGGTTAGCTCTTCTGAAGGAAAACTAGTAAAGGGTAAGCTAGCGTTGCAGACGTCTTACTCATAAAAGcgattatttctaattagctgacgtcattaaaCGAAAACTTGGAGTGATCAAATCGGAATTGCCTGACGTGCGCCTCTTACTCGAAAATCTTCAAGAAAATTACAGTAGAGTTTGTAAGCAAATTCGAAAAAGTGCGAAAAATTACTTAGGCTTCTTGCATGCACAGACGATAGCATTGCACCGTTGGTGGAATTGGAGGGTCTCTGTGAGGAGAATTTGTGCACAAGTGAAGTAAAAACGCCCTTCAGCGATGCTCTCGTTACAGCATTTTTTACTGTAAGTAAAGTAaaaataatagaaaaaagcTGATACTCTACCTTTCGCCTTTCCAGAGGTGGTTTGTTCTTCTTGCACGATCAGCCATTTACTAAACGTTTATCCCTTTACACAGATTTACCTGTATTTTATAGGCGAGCTAAGTTGTCTTTTGCTCCTCTTGTGGCACGACAAATTTTGGCATGCAGTTATCTCTAACGATATTAAGAGAGcgttgtctttctttttatagaATGAATCTCAACGTGAACAGCTGCTTCCTCTCCTAGTCGCATCAGGAACGCGCAGAGCTCGGCAGGTACGAAATGTTTTTACGTATTATTTCTATAAAAGCAACGTATCAAAGGTGATTGCAGCGCTGTTAGAAGATCCCCTATCTTCAGGCGTGAGCCTGACAAATCTTCTCTCAAGTGTTTCGTACTTGCGCAACCCTAGCAACCAGTTTTTATCGCTGGTCACGCGTCTTGTCAATGAAGGTAATGATGCTTTTGTTGAAGAAGCGGCATTAGCTTTAGGGGCACTTGCTCGAGGAGCGGTCGAGCCAGCGTCTAGAATCGCTGTCCAATTCTTGATTGGAAAACTTCATTCCAGAAGCATTGTTTCACAAAAGGTCGCATTTCTCCTAGCGTTAGGAAATGCGGGAAACGCGGACGCTGTTGAACCAATAGTGAAAACGATAGAGAATGGAATTGCGTCGGAGGAAGTTAGAAAAGCCGCGGCGTTAGCTATAGGTCATTTAGCTGAGGTAGACCAACCACGCGTTGTaaatcttcttctcgatcACTTTGCGAGAAACTCTTCAAAAGCTTTCgctcaatgttttctgagCGTTTTAAGAATCCTGAGCAAACGATCGTGGAGCGAGGATTCTTCTTCTAGAATTTCAATTGCACTTGAGAAAGCATTTGCACTGACGAATGATAGTTATAGTCAAAAAATGAGAAGTGCGCAAGCGGAATCCAAAAAACGACTACGGAGAGACGAAGTATCTACTGATTGGGCTGACGGCGATCCTCTCTACAACAGCATTGCAAGTCAAAGCAGTCGACAAGACGAAAAGAATCACTACAAATCCCACGTGGCTCGCTTGTACGGAACAACTTTTGGAAATTCGTCATCGTTTAACATGAGCTTTGTCTCTGGTATTTTTGCTGGTGCCAACTTGGACAACGAACCGTTTGGACTAGTGTTTGCCAAAGCCGTTGCAGCGGCAAGCGTCTTTGGGTATAATTTTGATATCTTGGACGCGTATGCATCCCTGACCGTAAACAAAAAATCGGCAACGGTGAAGCAATTTTTACGTTTGGGTCCCTTCACTATAATACCGTACAAGACTGCTGACTTTCCGCTTTGCACTGCACGGTCTTCTGATATCGGACAAACGACAATTACCCTGTTTTCCCTAAATTTTGATATACCTCTTACATTTGGACTCTCTGCTTCTCTTAACCTTCGCAGTGCGGTTACTTTTGCAGCTACTTTGGGGTATGAGGTGTGCCCTTCGTCGTCACCTCTATTTACCTGCCTTTCAAGACCGACGGCTACCTTAACGTTAGGCGGTTCCGCGTACGCTTCGTTTGCGGTAcgttgaaaaataaatatattcGCCGAAGAAAATCAGTACCTAATTGCTTCTTTGCAGATTTGGGATGGCGGCATTGAAGCCCGCGCTTCAATCCCGTTTTATGCTGAGCCTGTAGTAACGCTCAGAAGAAGACAAGCGTCACTAGGGGTGTGCCTCGATTTTCGCGTTGGCCAAGGTGACGGAAGTATTACAATTTCGCCCTATTATCGCCAATGGGTAACGTTTAGTCTAACCCTTTGTTTACAGTATACTTACTATTTGCGTTGTCTTAGTTTCTTGGCTGGAGTGACAAGCAAATTGTCACAAGCCTTGCTGTAAACATTCCTATTAAAAAGCAAGAGTATGAAAATGGAAGGTACAGTAAGTGCGCGTTCTTTTAGAGAAATTGCGTAAACCTTCAAGTAGCGGCTTTGTCGTCTGCATTGGATTTCAGCTGTTTTTTGTAGAGTCCGCGCTGAATATGGAAAGCTTTGGTGTGTGTGTTGTTTTTAgttgttcttttttcaaaGCGTAGATGAATCCTGACAGTTTTATTTACGCATACGCCTGATCTGGCGTTCAAAAGTTTTCTGAGGGTTTGCCGGCCTAGCTTACTCTATTCTTGTAGGAGCAGCTACAAAAGCAAACCTTTATAAACTCCACTTCTACTGTATAAAATGATTGTTAGAGGGTTTCAAACGGCGTAAATAGGATTTCATTAAGTCCAAGAAATCGCTCAATTTTTAATCTCGCCCTTCTTTTGAAAAGAGTGTACTGCAAAAGCAATTATGCTAAAAATTGCCTTGACCTTAAAGAAGAAATTAGGCGCTCTTGTTGGCGTCAGACAGCTTGAAGCTGCTTGAAACAGTGTTTAGAGTAAAAAGTCCTGCACAAGAGTTGGGACAGTATAAACATACATATATGCATTAGTTGTCCTTATATACATGTCCGTCTAGGCGGGTGTGAGAAAGAGGAGGTAGAGAAAATATTATTGTAGCTATATTTACCGCTACATGATCTCGTCTTTGTACGGGATCGCAAGCTATACGATCTTATCTTTGTACGGCTGTGGTGGCTTCTCAAGTCCTGATGTCAGGAATAAGCAAGGCTTCTCGTCTCTTGGCacttctcttctttgctttcgcGTTGTCTAAGCCTGCTACACGTACGTCGCGCGCGTTTTCGGCGCGGGTGTAGAGTCATAATGAGTCAGTACCGTAACAGAGGCTtgcacgtcgacggaagATCTTCTTAAAAAGCGCTGTTCTGCCTCAGCTACGTTCTGGAACGTACCTGGCGAGGCTCTCGACCTTGAGGACACGTCTGCTGCGTCATTTGCTAGCCAGGTAgtttatcacgtgacaagcCTCTTTTCGCAGTGCTGACAGCATCAAGCGATTATACACGCAAAGGATCTTCGTATTATTTTTGCTTATTTGCGTATAGATTAAAGGGTACACAAATATTTTGCGCAGCTTAGCCTGCGAAGCAGTGATTCAGTTCAAGTCCTGCATTGAAACCCTCAATGCAATCTGTCCACCAAATAATGCTACTGTCAAAGAAGTCGAAACTTTGCTAAGCAATGTGTCTCAATTTGTTAACTCTCCAACTTACCAGCAGCAATGCCTACAAGGAGGTATAATTGACAGGCAATTTCTTtaccgctttcttttcagaagTACTTCTATAAACTTTTGTCAGCGCAATGCAGATCAGACCAGTTTGCTTGTTTTGTTTACGGAGTTCCCGGCTGCATCAATTCGTCCTTAGTTTGCGACAGAATAAGTCACTGCGATGATGACTTGGACGAATCAGTTTGCGGTGAGTATTGACTAAGGAATGTAAAAGACGGATCGCAAAAGACTTTGAAGCACTAACTATATTCTAGAAAACGTAACAAAGTGCGACATTCAAGCTGTCTCAAACTGTCTAGCGCCTTTGAAGAGCGCTTCTCTTACGCTTAACGTCCAAATAGCGCTACAGGTATTAACGATGATGAAAAACTTTATCGTCTtgttcttaattaattaattgacatGCTGGCAGTTTTTGTTATTCAATAAAACTGGAAAATTGGCCAACGCTTGCACGGCGTACTCCCGATTCCTTACTTGTTCTGACCGTGCTGGAATCAAGCAACAGTGCTCGTCTTCTAGCAAGCAATCTGTTCAATTGGCTTTGGCCTTAGGGAACAGCGCAAACCAAAATGATTATCACCGCTACTGTGATGAAAGTTAGTAAAATTATACTAAAGTTAGTTTGACTGTAAAGTACCTGTAAACAGTTCTCAGGTGCAAAAATAAGGCGATATCGTATTGCCTTCCTATTTTGGAGAGCCAACGTACTGTGCGTCTTGGAATTGCATCTAACTTTTCTAGACAAGTATGATAGTGCTTGTCACCTgcaattattttaaaaacTCTTTATTAGATTCGAGTTTTATCTGGAGGTCAACAAAGCACCGCTTGCAATCTTGTTGTAGCCTTTTGGCAGTGCATCGAGTCTTTTAGAAGCTGTTCCAACCAGAGCCACGAAGTACAGGAAATTAGAAGTCAGCTGCAGACGTATTTTATGTCTCCAACTTACAAGAGTCAGTGTCTCCAAAACTGTAACTACCAATAATCAAATACTTTTTAATACCATCTAAATTACTCCTTTTTAAGTCGCCTGCCCTTCAAACGAAATATCATGTCGAGTGGCATGGCTAGGCTTGACTTGCGTTTCTAAAGTGTGCGATGGTGTGGCTAACTGCCACGATGGGCAAGATACATATTTTTGTGTAAAAGGTTGGAAAGATATTTAGCATTTGAATAAATACTCAGGTAAAATTGAACAGACTTTTGCAAGCTGAATAGTCTTCAAGAATGCGTGTCGGTCTGGAAAAATGCAACCGAACTCGAAGAACCAGAAACGCTTGTGAGTTGTTTGTCACGACTGTCACGATACTTTAATACTGCAAGACGCTATTTTAGATCAATTCTTTACATAAGACAGAATGCGAGTCTATTTCCACCGTTGCGCTCTGTGCTAGCCCTCTACTTGAAAATTGTCAGAACGAAACCAATCACGTCGCTCTGTTCACTCGCAGACTGAAAGAAATTCACGAATCAGACGCGTACAGAAAAGCGTGTTTTAGCGAAGAGGGTATCCTTGTCTTGCTAATCTCTGCTTTTTAAATTTTGTGTTCACCTTGCTCTTTTGTAGTGTTCTGCAATCTCACTCGTGTCTCAATCTGCACCGAACAGTACTTTTCGACTCAGGTTGCAGCTAATGGCACTCTGAATCAAACTGCGGAGTTTGTCAAGTGTCTTGGCCAGTGTAGCACTAGCAAATGCGATCAAAACGTTGTTCCTAAAGATTTGTTCCACTTAGTTTCAAGAATTCAAGCTAGTGAACGGCAATCTTGCGGAGATCCAACGGCCGAAGCTCCTTCGCCGTCACTGGCAGCTACCACAGCCAAAATTTCTGTTACTTGTTTTTTCTATCTAACAGTGCTTCATTTGTTGGTAAATTAATAACAGAACAGCTAAGTGACCGGCGGAACTTAAGGGTCCTACCTGTTCACAAACGAATGTTGTCACCTACGTTATTTTGTGCTCTAGACTTATTCttgttttgattttgttgttgttgctgtgCGCCTAAGGCAAGGAGTTGCCTGTTTCTACTCTGTAACTGCATTAGACGATGTTCTGCATTCTTTCGCAAGGGCTGTGTTAGAATAAACTATCTGATGCTCTAGATTACTCTTGCCATCTTTAGCGAAAAGATTCCACGTACAGAACAATGAGGGTTTGAAGACAGGATTAATTATAGGCAGACCGCACCTTATGAGTATGACGAGTCTTATAAAGTACATATGGGCTAAGAAATTTACACACGTTGTATGTGCTAGTGCAATTTTACGCTGATTTaaagtagaagaaaaatagcATTTTCAGCACACAGCCTCCTTAATTATAGCAACGAACAGCATACGGAAGTGTTGCTCCAGGAAACGCTTTCATGCATCACGTGCCTAAAGTTTAGTTTCCAAAGCCCTTGTAGCGATTGTTTCTGCACTTAATGTGCACAGCAACAGCGACACCTTTGTCAAGTGTCACGTTTGCGACAAGAATGTGGAAAAGGGGCCTCCTACAAGATTTCATATATGTAGAGTCCTCACCGTAACAACCGCAAAAATGCAGTTACTAAAGATCGATTCGCCTAGATCTTTTGTGCCTCAGCAAACCAGACTGCTCTTTCCCATAACTCGACCGACTAGTTCAGCGACGTCTAAAAGGTGTAGTTGACTGTCATTCTCACATAAAAATGTACCCAACTTACTGAGAGCAGACGTAACGAGAACAAGATACCAAGCAATCATAATGAGAGGAAACCTTTTTCTGTAATGGAGCGATCGATCTACACGCAATGGTTCTAGCAGATTTTTACAGGTACATACTTGGCTTTAACTGCAAGAACAGTCGTAGTTGAAACAAACACTGCTGCAAAGGAAAGAGTGAAAATGATGTAAAACTTAACGTCATCGAAAATCTCTTCCGCCCGAGTAGACCAGTTCCACAAAGGACACAAAATGAAGCAACACTGATTGTCAGGATTATAAGACGCGTCTGGGTGGCAGTCGTTTCTAGCTAagttattaatttattagaaATATCCATCATAAAGGCTTTTcattctaaaagaaaaaacctTGCCTGACGGGTGATACTAACTGTcggagaagaacgagaagcTCTGATATTGTTGCGTTGATGGTGAACGCACTGTCAGGAGGCCATTGTGGCATGCCAAAATGTTTCAGAATTCTGTAAATGTTTTGCGGATAGAGAATCACGGACTCCGGAAGTAAATGACAAGCTAGGCTGGCGTCTATTCCGGTGCCTGAAACGAATTTCAACAGTTCTGAGCGCGATATAAAGAGATGACAGCATCGCATGTAGAGTTCGACTAAGGGTCATTAGACGCAGTTAGAGTGAGTGGGAGCCAGATGGAGCTAAACTCACGGATAGAAAAGATTGATTGGACGAAGGCGCCGGCTTAGTGAAAAAAGAGACTGTTGGAACGACTGTTATAGTAATAACGTACACCGCAAGACAAGTCATGACAAGACCGAGAAAGACGTTCATTCTTCCCGTAAAGACTGGAAGGTAACTGAGGATGAGTTCAAGGCTTAAACGCCGTACGTGGGCTACTCTACCGGTACCCGGGCAAATGAGTGTAGAGTATAGCATCCATAAGAATGTAATGAATTTTCAATTCAGGCATACGTTGTTTTCTTCACAATCATTCGACTTCTCCACAATATCTAAGTTTAGGAGACGGACCTTGTTCAGTTTTAAATTCCCCTCGACGTTTGACTCAGTCCTACAATGAAGAACCTGAGGTGAAAATAGAGATCGTTACTGGAATGACTTCTGATTCATCTCGAGCTGCTAACTGACCGACCCTGACTTGTAAACCTTTCCAAAACACAAAATAAAGCCAAAAAGCCTTTATGAAGGCGTTTCTTACGTTGCGGGCGAAGTCGCTTTCCATTTGAGGCCAGTTACAACGTCGAAACGCAATCGAGCGTTGAACTAGTGACCCGATTGTCTTACGGCTGGAAGCTCGACGCCGCGTGGTGCGGAGAACGCCGGGAAATGTCGAATTCGTTTCGGTCGCCCTCTATCGGCCATCTTAGCTTAGTTAGCGCGCTCGACTTATaatgttttctctcttctttacCAATTTTATGCGATGTAGGCGATCGCTTATCCTTACGCAACCATAGATAAATCGCAATTCGctggaatcgtcgtcgaagcggttCGGACAGCTCATGTACGCATTCGAGGCGAAACGCAGGTAAGCGAGCTCATCCCTCTCGGTTCTACGAGCAAATGCAGTGAAAGTGTTGTACCCTGCTTTGACTATAAGCTCTAAAACTGACATTGCAAGAATCTACGTACGGCTGGATTTCGCGAGTTCTCTCTCACTAAAAGCcgttcgatcgatcgattttaCCACGTTTGTTTCGGAAcgcgaactcgatcgaatGCATTTGAGCGTTTtgcgtcgcgtttcgtctcgtttcgttGAGATCGTGAACGAAACGTTCACGTCATATATCAGACATCTTGTCCAtgcacgcgtgcacgtgctcgtctcttgtttcctttttcttggGAGAAACGCTGCACGAGCGTGATCGCTCCAATCATTACCTTATTTGGTTGCGCGTAGAGgtgcaaaaagcaacgctCTCTCTCGTGACATCGATGCGGTTTATGACGCACACCCGACGTCCAATCAGAGAAAAGTTGGCGTCATCGTTTGCGAGGGAGTACATAAAATCGTGCACGGCGCTCTCCCTTTTTACGTAACCCCGTCGCTTCAGAACTCGCTCGTACGATTGGTTAGTCGTTGGAAGACAGAGAGCCAGAGGGGCGAGCGATATTCCGACGCAACGTCCTGGAGCAACGGTGCGAAAGTGATTAGAGGCACATCCCTAAGACCTCTAGGGGCTTTCGCGCCGGGAAAACAAGCTCCGTCTTGCACGGGacagcgtcggcgttcgccggTTCTCCTCCACGTCGAGCACACGATGAGCGGGCCTCTTCGGCGGTGGCGATAGCCGTATCCCGGGGTGGCAACGAACCTCGGAGGCTCACTTATGGTGGGTTCTGATCTAATTCATGCCGTTGGTGAGGGTCGACTGGGttgcgaagcgtctggacctccacgtggtgcgaCCTGGGTCACGCAAACACAGACGCGCTTCAGTGCGGCTTATTTTTGTATGTATTTCGTTGTTTCGAACAGATACtggcttcgtttctttagatttcGGCTCGCGAGAAGGTTTCGACGAAGTACTATTCGATACTGTTTGAGTGGGAGGAGTGActgttaattaatctattaCTTTTTTACTACATCTTGTTTCGACTCTGTCCctatttaaatttttttatcgCGTTCATTTCTTTCGTGGAATATTTTAGATAGGTTTTAGGCGTAGCGGAGTAGTATAGAGGAGAGTCAATTGCTAAATAAAAATGCATCCGGGTAACAGCCCTCCTCACGTGCAGCAAAAGTTTCTAATCTTGGCACATTACCAGCTTTCAAGCCGTATTAGAAACATGTAAAGGTCTTGAGAAAGAGCTTTTCTCGTGTACTACATAGTAAAATGTTGTTTAACCTAATACCTCGTAGTTCTTGCCCAAGATTTCTTCAATAACTGACTTTTCTATCACATTCGCTCCTAATCATGTTATACCCAAAAAAGAGATAATTAGTTAAGAAGATAACTTGGAGAAGCCGATCGTCTTACCTTTTGTCGGCAGCAACTCGATACAAACGTTGAACGTCGGTCTTAATTGAGCCAAGTAAGAGTTTTGCTAGCGGTATTTAGACGCACGTACAACTCCCAGCATCGCTTGCTTGCAACAAGCGTTTTTTGCCTATAAACAAAGAGTTATTTTATCTGACGTCGCTTTGGCCACCCCGTAGCATTTGGCGAAAGAACAGCCGTTAATTGACAGCTTCGAATTTGCTCGCATGTAGCATCAGCTTGGCTTTCTATATTTTGTCAGGATGTCATGCACTGCTTTTGTTGCGAAAACGTATATCTTTTGTCGTAGTAGAATTTAGAATTGCCTTTCAGTTTCATTTCTCTCCAAGACAGAAGTAAACCTGATGTTGAGTAAAAATATACAAGTGTTTCTTAGCTACTTTCTgattctttttgttttttctttagcacCCTTTCCAACGCCTGTTTTTGATACATATAAAACGGCAACGGCCGATCCCGGCGTAGGCCGTCAGCGCGGCAGCTAATAACGcattgaaaaaataattaaaacatTGAAAGTATGAAAGTAATTTTTTGTCAAGGTTGCGGCGAAGCATACGGCGGTGAGGCAATGAACCAATGGCGCTGTATTCGCCCTATCGTTGACTTGGAGCAAATGTTATCTCCAATATTAAAATATTTTGCATGCGTCTTTAAGTACCGCGTAAGGAGacctcttttccttttcgttgaCACAGATGACTCGACGTTACACTTCAGATTTGAACATTCTTTAGGATGGCATGCAGAGGATCCTTCGTGATTGGCCActtgcgacgtcgtgcgaGTCAAGCCAACTAAAAGAGCTTTACCACATCGAGAAAGCTTTTATTTGGCCATCTGTTTAGTCTAGATATTACTCGACGGAGGTAAAGTGATATTAATTGATACAGTAACTTTAGAGTTGTACTCTCTATGACTACTCCAAGTGATCATAGATTTACCTAAGCGTGAAAGTGAAAGCAAATAATACTGTTTTTGAACTTGGAAGAGTGCATCAAGGCTTCTTGACCACCACGTCAATGTAGACGCTATTAGTAGGAACAGGCTTATTCCTTTTCCACCCA from Oscarella lobularis chromosome 19, ooOscLobu1.1, whole genome shotgun sequence includes:
- the LOC136198604 gene encoding uncharacterized protein produces the protein MNSFVIFLWSFFAASALAVDDSPQCLFLQCSKGDVFTYNMTLKQKLWTEETGRAENFALSFMANVTCLAESYLTPYESNGLKYHVEVYNLSSTSEFGATNQFSQNHSLLKQFENPFYFVQLSNGTVLRVLHIRDDDFQVTNFKKSIASLFQTSLCKGRSDIFEEGSNSKRNAHYNVVQTAKRRLSVSKRYKSSDVEKFSSGYDAKPSELEYSEFQKTILSQRSMMPIKMIGVLQTSLYQKHQRSSAENLSTNRIRVRQDFSVRLLRRRKVQQKRSAEFVRVEDTHGLQVSSSEGKLVKADVIKRKLGVIKSELPDVRLLLENLQENYSRVYDSIAPLVELEGLCEENLCTSEVKTPFSDALVTAFFTNESQREQLLPLLVASGTRRARQVIAALLEDPLSSGVSLTNLLSSVSYLRNPSNQFLSLVTRLVNEGNDAFVEEAALALGALARGAVEPASRIAVQFLIGKLHSRSIVSQKVAFLLALGNAGNADAVEPIVKTIENGIASEEVRKAAALAIGHLAEVDQPRVVNLLLDHFARNSSKAFAQCFLSVLRILSKRSWSEDSSSRISIALEKAFALTNDSYSQKMRSAQAESKKRLRRDEVSTDWADGDPLYNSIASQSSRQDEKNHYKSHVARLYGTTFGNSSSFNMSFVSGIFAGANLDNEPFGLVFAKAVAAASVFGYNFDILDAYASLTVNKKSATVKQFLRLGPFTIIPYKTADFPLCTARSSDIGQTTITLFSLNFDIPLTFGLSASLNLRSAVTFAATLGYEVCPSSSPLFTCLSRPTATLTLGGSAYASFAIWDGGIEARASIPFYAEPVVTLRRRQASLGVCLDFRVGQGDGSITISPYYRQWFLGWSDKQIVTSLAVNIPIKKQEYENGRYSKCAFF
- the LOC136198605 gene encoding uncharacterized protein translates to MSGISKASRLLALLFFAFALSKPATQACTSTEDLLKKRCSASATFWNVPGEALDLEDTSAASFASQIKGYTNILRSLACEAVIQFKSCIETLNAICPPNNATVKEVETLLSNVSQFVNSPTYQQQCLQGAQCRSDQFACFVYGVPGCINSSLVCDRISHCDDDLDESVCENVTKCDIQAVSNCLAPLKSASLTLNVQIALQFLLFNKTGKLANACTAYSRFLTCSDRAGIKQQCSSSSKQSVQLALALGNSANQNDYHRYCDEILRCKNKAISYCLPILESQRTVRLGIASNFSRQIRVLSGGQQSTACNLVVAFWQCIESFRSCSNQSHEVQEIRSQLQTYFMSPTYKSQCLQNFACPSNEISCRVAWLGLTCVSKVCDGVANCHDGQDTYFCVKDFCKLNSLQECVSVWKNATELEEPETLINSLHKTECESISTVALCASPLLENCQNETNHVALFTRRLKEIHESDAYRKACFSEEVFCNLTRVSICTEQYFSTQVAANGTLNQTAEFVKCLGQCSTSKCDQNVVPKDLFHLVSRIQASERQSCGDPTAEAPSPSLAATTAKISVTCFFYLTVLHLLVN